In Ktedonobacteraceae bacterium, one genomic interval encodes:
- the thrS gene encoding threonine--tRNA ligase — protein MLNGAELQAEGQYSALQRMRHSAAHVMAEAILEMFPDAKFGIGPAIEDGFYYDFDLPRSLTPDDFPEIERRMARIIAGKYPFEHDYWSYEKALNYFRDRGQNYKVEIIENLPAEEQHVSEQHKGLPELCRAQDEGNWPREVSIYRQHNFLDLCRGPHIEHTGQIGPFKLLRVAGAYWRGDENRPMLQRVYGTAWFTQEELDRYLWQLEEAQKRDHRRLGKELELFQFDSSAPGMPYWLPKGLKLLSQFMDFWREEHEKRGYQEIATPLINDRRIWEISGHWEHYREDMFLVPGDEHTEYGIKPMNCPNAMILFNFKTRSYRDLPMRLADVSVLHRNERAGTLHGLMRAQKFQQDDAHIFVAEEQIEQEFDSIFELAQEFYKLFNLNFVLRLGTRPEGYIGDLETWNRAEATIRGILDRYLGAGNYAVEEGGGAFYGPKIDIVMEDALGRSWQTGTIQLDFQLPRRFNCKYIDRDGQEKTPIVIHRAIFGSFERFIGILIEQTAGAFPAWLAPVQAILIPISDRHADYAGKVMEALKVEGIRVEADMRSERMNAKIRDAQLQKIPYMLVVGDKEQAENAVSVRLRTNENLGMMPVENFVERLRGIIRAKSWQL, from the coding sequence ATGTTGAACGGAGCAGAGTTGCAAGCAGAGGGACAATATTCAGCGTTGCAGCGTATGCGCCATTCCGCGGCGCACGTGATGGCGGAAGCGATCCTGGAGATGTTTCCTGATGCTAAATTTGGTATCGGGCCGGCCATTGAAGATGGTTTTTACTATGATTTCGATCTGCCGCGTTCGCTCACGCCGGATGATTTTCCTGAAATTGAGCGGCGCATGGCACGCATCATCGCCGGGAAGTACCCTTTCGAGCATGACTACTGGTCATACGAGAAAGCGTTGAACTACTTCCGAGACCGGGGACAGAACTATAAGGTGGAGATTATAGAAAATCTGCCCGCGGAAGAGCAGCATGTTTCTGAGCAGCACAAGGGACTTCCCGAACTCTGCCGCGCTCAGGACGAGGGCAATTGGCCGCGTGAGGTCTCAATCTATCGCCAGCACAACTTTCTAGACCTGTGTCGCGGGCCGCATATAGAGCATACGGGTCAAATCGGGCCGTTCAAGCTATTGCGAGTCGCGGGGGCATACTGGCGTGGCGACGAAAACCGTCCCATGTTGCAACGTGTCTATGGCACGGCCTGGTTTACGCAAGAGGAACTTGACCGGTACCTGTGGCAGCTGGAAGAGGCGCAGAAACGCGATCACCGCAGGCTGGGCAAAGAATTGGAGTTGTTCCAGTTCGATTCATCGGCGCCGGGTATGCCGTACTGGCTGCCGAAAGGACTTAAGCTGCTCTCGCAATTCATGGACTTCTGGCGCGAGGAACATGAGAAGCGTGGCTACCAGGAAATCGCAACGCCTTTAATCAACGACAGGCGCATCTGGGAGATTTCCGGGCACTGGGAGCATTATCGCGAGGATATGTTTCTCGTTCCGGGCGACGAACACACGGAGTACGGCATCAAACCCATGAACTGTCCCAACGCCATGATTTTGTTCAATTTCAAGACGCGCAGCTATCGCGATCTGCCGATGCGCCTTGCTGATGTCAGCGTCTTGCACCGTAACGAGCGGGCGGGAACGCTGCACGGATTAATGCGCGCGCAAAAATTCCAGCAGGATGACGCCCACATCTTCGTCGCGGAAGAGCAGATAGAGCAAGAATTCGACAGCATTTTCGAACTTGCTCAGGAATTCTACAAACTCTTCAATTTGAATTTCGTGCTGCGGCTTGGTACGAGGCCGGAGGGATACATCGGAGACCTGGAGACGTGGAATCGGGCCGAGGCAACGATACGCGGCATCCTGGATAGGTACCTGGGAGCGGGAAACTACGCGGTTGAAGAGGGTGGCGGCGCATTCTACGGGCCGAAAATCGACATCGTGATGGAAGACGCGCTGGGAAGATCGTGGCAGACGGGTACGATACAGCTTGATTTCCAGCTGCCGCGCCGCTTCAACTGCAAGTACATCGATAGGGATGGTCAGGAGAAGACGCCAATCGTCATCCATCGCGCCATCTTCGGCTCATTTGAACGCTTCATCGGCATTTTGATCGAGCAGACGGCAGGAGCGTTTCCCGCCTGGCTCGCGCCTGTGCAGGCCATCCTTATTCCCATTTCTGATCGCCATGCTGACTATGCTGGCAAGGTGATGGAAGCGCTGAAAGTAGAGGGCATACGAGTCGAAGCCGATATGCGCAGCGAGCGTATGAACGCCAAGATACGCGATGCACAGCTTCAGAAGATTCCCTACATGCTGGTCGTAGGGGATAAGGAGCAGGCGGAAAATGCGGTCTCTGTGCGGCTGAGAACGAACGAGAATCTGGGCATGATGCCGGTAGAGAATTTTGTCGAGCGGCTACGGGGGATTATTCGGGCGAAAAGTTGGCAATTGTGA
- a CDS encoding MerR family transcriptional regulator, giving the protein MGQHFYTSGEFAQKASVSVRTLRFYDKVGLLTPSQYTEAGYRLYTDADFFRLQQILALKFLGFSLEEIKCCLQVGPTALQASLALQKAMMQEKREQLNAIIAAIDETEKLLRTHKDDWEPIIHVIQVMQMTQSNEWRNKYFTDEQLQKMQELSEKSYTPEQRQKLAEWGKNWSEEDQRVASQKWSTTLAELQRLLATGADPASPEAQDFIGRWLALIGEFTHGDPGITEGLKKYYGTLKEMPANEAPFAYPYSKEGEAFLEKAIKLHNERQG; this is encoded by the coding sequence CTGGGTCAACATTTTTATACGAGCGGCGAGTTTGCGCAGAAAGCGTCGGTATCGGTGCGCACGTTGCGCTTTTACGACAAAGTAGGGCTATTAACGCCTTCCCAATATACGGAAGCCGGATATCGCCTCTATACGGACGCCGACTTTTTCCGTCTCCAGCAAATTCTGGCCCTGAAGTTTCTTGGCTTCTCGCTGGAGGAGATCAAGTGTTGCCTGCAGGTCGGGCCGACCGCTTTGCAGGCATCGCTGGCCCTCCAGAAGGCGATGATGCAGGAGAAAAGGGAGCAGTTGAATGCCATCATCGCGGCGATTGATGAGACGGAAAAACTGCTGCGAACTCACAAAGATGACTGGGAACCGATCATTCACGTGATCCAGGTGATGCAAATGACACAATCAAACGAGTGGCGTAACAAGTACTTTACTGATGAGCAGTTGCAGAAGATGCAGGAACTCAGTGAGAAGTCCTATACTCCTGAGCAAAGGCAGAAGCTGGCCGAGTGGGGCAAGAACTGGAGCGAGGAAGATCAGCGCGTTGCCAGCCAGAAATGGAGTACCACGCTCGCGGAGCTACAACGCCTGCTGGCAACAGGCGCTGACCCGGCCAGCCCGGAGGCTCAAGATTTTATCGGGCGCTGGCTTGCCCTGATCGGAGAGTTCACGCATGGAGACCCCGGCATCACCGAAGGCCTGAAAAAGTATTACGGAACCCTGAAAGAGATGCCTGCCAATGAAGCGCCGTTCGCCTATCCATATAGTAAGGAAGGTGAGGCTTTTCTGGAGAAGGCGATAAAGCTTCATAATGAAAGGCAGGGGTGA
- a CDS encoding dipeptide epimerase, which produces MLHIDAKPVDLKLTTPFRISRGVQHTAPNVVVQIHHNDHVGYGEAAPDEFYGENQETVLACIATFAGNLGDDPFLIEDIMSNLDHLIRFHPAAKAAVDMALYDLIGKMLNVPVYKLLGLNPKHTPHTSFTIGIDTPENMAKKALAARDYPILKVKVGTKHDLENLKAIREVSSATIRVDANTAWTPKEAIKMINALAPYNIEFVEQPVAPRDLAGLKLVRENVPLPIIADESCVAIEDIPRLAECVDGVNFKLMKSNGMTNVLKMIHVARACNLRVMIGCMIESSLAITAAAHLTPLTDYADLDGHLLIDNDPYEGVRVVNGKLVLPDRPGLGVQKTQSKG; this is translated from the coding sequence ATGCTGCATATCGATGCCAAACCGGTTGATCTCAAACTGACAACGCCTTTTCGTATTTCGAGAGGTGTGCAACATACCGCCCCTAATGTGGTTGTGCAAATACATCATAATGACCATGTAGGCTACGGTGAAGCCGCCCCCGATGAGTTTTACGGGGAAAACCAGGAGACGGTGCTGGCATGCATTGCGACCTTCGCGGGCAATCTGGGCGATGATCCTTTTCTGATAGAGGATATTATGAGCAACCTTGATCATCTTATTCGCTTTCACCCGGCCGCAAAAGCCGCCGTCGATATGGCACTCTATGACCTGATCGGCAAAATGCTGAATGTGCCGGTGTATAAACTACTGGGCCTGAACCCGAAGCATACGCCGCATACTTCTTTTACCATCGGCATCGATACGCCTGAGAACATGGCCAAAAAGGCACTTGCTGCGCGTGATTACCCAATCCTCAAGGTAAAAGTGGGCACCAAGCATGACCTTGAGAACCTGAAAGCCATTCGCGAAGTATCCTCAGCAACCATCCGCGTCGATGCCAACACTGCCTGGACACCCAAAGAAGCCATTAAAATGATCAACGCGCTCGCGCCTTACAACATTGAGTTCGTTGAACAGCCAGTCGCGCCGCGCGACCTCGCGGGCCTGAAACTTGTGCGCGAAAATGTGCCGCTGCCGATTATCGCGGATGAAAGCTGTGTGGCTATCGAAGACATTCCCAGGCTGGCGGAGTGCGTCGACGGAGTGAACTTCAAGCTGATGAAAAGTAACGGCATGACCAATGTGCTGAAGATGATCCACGTTGCGCGTGCCTGCAACCTGCGCGTGATGATCGGCTGCATGATCGAAAGCTCGCTGGCGATTACGGCCGCGGCCCACCTGACGCCGCTCACCGATTACGCCGACCTGGACGGCCACCTGCTCATCGACAATGACCCTTATGAGGGTGTGAGGGTTGTGAATGGGAAACTGGTGCTGCCGGATAGGCCGGGATTGGGAGTACAGAAGACGCAGAGCAAGGGATAG
- a CDS encoding prolyl oligopeptidase family serine peptidase, which yields MPQIAPYGSWKSPITSDLIVAETIKLEQVVLDGSDIYWIERRPAEGGRYVIVRRTPDGTITDMLPAPYNARTTVHEYGGGSYTVSDGVIYFSNFSDQHLYRLTAGSVPKPIAFMDQMRYADYIIDQRHNRIICVREDHTRSGHEPVNTLVSIALDGSRNNRVLVSGNDFYASPRLSPDGSRLAWLTWNHPNMPWDGTELWIGKIAEDGSIIEAQHVAGSESESIFQPEWSPDGVLHFVSDKTDWWNLYRWQDGNIVALHPMEAEFGVPQWAFAYSTYAFASSDMLICSYFEEGIANLARLNITTGKFEVIDTFASRIEWVRATPEYAIYISSAPLEYSSVKKLDLDTLSIHVLRRSSKTRIETHYLTVPDLIEFPTEHGLTAYAFFYPPRNSDYEAPRGELPPLLVMSHGGPTGMAYSELDLETQYWTSRGIAVLDVNYGGSTGFGRAYRRRLEGQWGIVDVDDCVNGALYLVELGLVDGDRLAITGGSAGGYTTLCALTFRDVFKAGASHFGISDLEALEGEDHKFESRYNYRLVGPYPERRDLYRERSPINYVDRLSCPIIFFQGLEDKVVPPQQSELMVAALRAKKLPVAYIAFEGEQHGFRQAKNIKRALDGEFYFYSRVFHFTPADAIAPVHIENL from the coding sequence ATGCCCCAGATAGCGCCATACGGCTCATGGAAGTCACCGATTACTTCCGACCTGATCGTCGCGGAGACAATTAAATTAGAGCAGGTCGTACTCGATGGTTCAGATATCTATTGGATTGAAAGGCGTCCGGCAGAAGGCGGTCGTTATGTGATCGTGCGTAGAACGCCGGATGGAACCATAACTGATATGCTGCCAGCGCCATACAATGCGCGCACAACCGTCCATGAATACGGTGGTGGCAGCTATACCGTCAGCGATGGTGTCATCTATTTTTCAAATTTCTCGGACCAGCACCTCTACCGCTTGACGGCAGGCTCCGTTCCTAAGCCAATCGCTTTCATGGATCAGATGCGGTATGCCGACTACATCATCGACCAGCGCCATAACCGTATCATCTGTGTGCGCGAGGATCACACGCGTTCTGGTCATGAGCCGGTGAACACGCTGGTCAGCATCGCGCTTGATGGCAGCAGGAATAACCGGGTACTCGTTTCAGGCAATGATTTTTATGCTTCGCCGCGTCTCAGTCCTGACGGATCGCGCCTGGCATGGTTGACCTGGAATCATCCGAATATGCCCTGGGATGGCACGGAACTATGGATTGGGAAAATCGCAGAGGATGGCTCAATAATCGAAGCACAGCACGTCGCCGGGAGCGAGAGCGAATCCATCTTCCAGCCAGAATGGTCTCCCGACGGTGTCTTACATTTTGTTTCGGATAAGACGGACTGGTGGAATCTCTATCGCTGGCAAGATGGCAATATTGTAGCCCTGCACCCGATGGAAGCGGAGTTCGGTGTGCCACAATGGGCATTTGCCTATTCTACCTATGCTTTCGCCTCATCCGATATGCTTATTTGCAGCTATTTCGAAGAGGGAATTGCTAACCTGGCACGTCTCAATATAACAACGGGCAAATTTGAAGTCATTGATACTTTTGCTTCCAGAATTGAGTGGGTAAGGGCGACGCCGGAATACGCCATTTATATCTCCAGTGCGCCACTTGAATATTCATCGGTCAAAAAGCTAGATCTGGATACATTATCCATACATGTGCTCCGCCGGTCCAGCAAGACCCGCATAGAAACACATTATCTCACGGTACCCGATCTTATCGAGTTTCCGACGGAACATGGGCTGACCGCCTACGCTTTCTTCTATCCGCCAAGAAACAGCGATTATGAAGCACCGCGAGGCGAACTTCCTCCCCTGCTGGTTATGAGCCATGGCGGACCAACGGGGATGGCCTATAGCGAGCTCGATCTGGAAACTCAATACTGGACAAGCCGCGGTATAGCCGTCCTCGACGTAAATTATGGCGGCAGTACGGGTTTTGGCCGCGCCTATCGCCGGCGACTCGAGGGACAATGGGGCATTGTTGATGTGGATGATTGCGTGAATGGCGCGCTCTACCTGGTGGAACTTGGCCTGGTGGATGGAGACCGACTGGCCATTACAGGAGGGAGCGCGGGCGGTTATACCACGCTCTGCGCGCTCACCTTCCGCGATGTCTTCAAGGCTGGCGCCAGTCACTTTGGTATCAGTGACCTGGAAGCGCTGGAGGGCGAAGATCACAAATTCGAATCGCGGTATAACTATCGCCTGGTTGGTCCCTATCCTGAGCGACGCGACCTCTATCGCGAGCGCTCACCGATCAATTATGTGGACCGCCTCTCCTGTCCGATTATCTTCTTTCAGGGACTTGAGGACAAAGTTGTGCCTCCTCAACAGTCCGAGTTAATGGTAGCGGCCCTGCGCGCCAAAAAATTACCCGTTGCCTATATCGCATTCGAGGGCGAACAACATGGCTTCCGGCAGGCAAAGAACATCAAGCGCGCTCTGGACGGCGAGTTTTACTTTTACTCGCGCGTCTTTCATTTCACGCCCGCCGATGCGATAGCGCCGGTGCATATCGAGAACCTGTAA
- a CDS encoding thioredoxin family protein produces the protein MALISQQDQESLKKVFAEELPNDVTITYFTQRESVLFVPGQEKCAYCKETGELLEEVANLSEKLHLDVKDIADNKQEAQELGITRVPAFVLSGQAKGKVRYFGIPAGYEFSTLVESLLDVSRGKTELSEQTRKALAGVDSDLHIQVFVTPT, from the coding sequence ATGGCATTGATATCGCAACAAGATCAGGAATCGTTGAAAAAGGTTTTTGCTGAAGAATTGCCAAATGATGTGACAATTACCTACTTTACGCAGCGCGAGTCTGTCCTGTTTGTCCCAGGGCAGGAGAAGTGTGCGTATTGCAAGGAAACAGGCGAGCTACTTGAAGAAGTCGCGAATCTTTCGGAAAAACTGCACCTGGACGTGAAGGATATCGCGGATAATAAGCAGGAGGCGCAGGAACTGGGCATTACGCGCGTTCCCGCGTTCGTGCTTTCGGGGCAGGCTAAAGGCAAGGTGCGTTACTTCGGCATTCCGGCAGGATACGAGTTCTCGACCCTGGTCGAATCACTGCTCGATGTCTCTCGCGGAAAGACAGAGTTGAGCGAACAAACGCGCAAGGCCCTGGCTGGGGTCGATTCAGACCTGCATATTCAGGTCTTTGTCACCCCTACCTGA
- a CDS encoding nitroreductase/quinone reductase family protein translates to MPKKANYLPRGQRLMNAIFATMVRLGMIPGAHLMSVPGRKSGKIQTIPLFVLHYEGQRWLVAGFAGSDWVKNIRAAGWCELFHDRMREKVQVIEVEDMQVRASVLREFVRRAPGASRGYTISPDAPLEEYAAIAPEHPIFRVIEQEKNIPRRA, encoded by the coding sequence ATGCCTAAAAAAGCGAACTACCTGCCGCGCGGGCAGCGTCTAATGAACGCAATTTTTGCTACGATGGTGCGCCTGGGGATGATACCGGGTGCGCATTTGATGAGTGTGCCAGGGCGCAAGAGTGGGAAGATACAAACGATCCCGCTCTTTGTCCTGCATTATGAGGGGCAACGCTGGCTTGTCGCCGGGTTTGCAGGCTCCGATTGGGTGAAAAATATACGCGCGGCAGGATGGTGTGAGCTATTCCATGATCGCATGAGAGAAAAGGTACAGGTTATTGAAGTGGAGGATATGCAAGTTCGGGCTAGCGTGCTGCGAGAGTTTGTACGGAGAGCTCCGGGCGCGAGTAGAGGATACACAATTAGCCCGGATGCGCCTCTCGAAGAATATGCCGCTATTGCGCCGGAGCATCCGATTTTCCGCGTGATCGAACAGGAAAAAAACATACCCAGAAGGGCTTGA
- the thrS gene encoding threonine--tRNA ligase — MPDEAVLQEQETINYTPIQRMRHSAAHVMAEAVLEIFPDAKLAIGPAIEDGFYYDFDLPRTLTPEDLPDIERRMARIIAGKYPFIRDRWPREKALEYFRERGQVYKVELIENLPDEEVGIYQQDTFLDLCRGPHVENTGQIGPFKLMRVAGAYWRGDENRPMLQRIYGTAWFTQEELDQYLWRLEEALKRDHRKLGRELKLFVISDEVPAGVPLFLPNGEMLRHLMESYVRETQEKYGYQHVWTSHLGKVRLYKTSKHWYNYRENMFPIMQGEQELSEDDAYVLKPMNCPHHITLYKSQMHSYRELPIRYAEFATLYRYEKAGTLTGLARVRSLTQDDAHVFMRPDQIQEEFNRAIDLTLEVFNTYGLTDYWISLSLRDPNKKEDYAGSDEVWERAESALREAVENKGIKYREMIGEAAFYGPKTDFMVRDALGRDWQCSTVQLDFVQPENFQLEYIGEDGQPHRPVMIHRAVTGSTERFMAMLIEHYAGAFPVWLAPVQAMIIPIADRHIEYANKVLAELKAAGIRAEVDTRSERMNAKVRDAQLQKIPYMLVVGDKEAEANAVAVRLRTNENLGAKPLQEFIEHIKNIVQTKSREL, encoded by the coding sequence ATGCCTGATGAAGCAGTATTGCAAGAGCAAGAAACGATCAATTATACGCCAATCCAGCGCATGCGGCACTCCGCGGCGCATGTCATGGCGGAGGCGGTGCTGGAAATTTTCCCTGATGCCAAACTGGCCATCGGACCGGCGATTGAAGATGGCTTCTATTATGATTTCGATCTGCCGCGCACGCTGACACCGGAAGATTTGCCGGATATCGAGCGGCGCATGGCGCGTATTATCGCCGGAAAATACCCGTTTATTCGCGACCGATGGCCGCGAGAAAAGGCTCTCGAATACTTCCGCGAGCGCGGCCAGGTGTATAAGGTTGAACTTATCGAAAACCTGCCTGATGAGGAAGTGGGCATTTACCAGCAAGACACGTTCCTTGACCTGTGCCGCGGGCCGCATGTCGAGAATACCGGCCAGATCGGGCCGTTCAAGCTGATGCGTGTTGCTGGAGCTTACTGGCGCGGGGACGAGAATCGCCCCATGCTCCAGCGCATTTACGGTACGGCCTGGTTCACGCAGGAAGAACTCGACCAGTACCTGTGGCGGCTGGAAGAGGCGCTTAAACGCGACCACCGCAAACTTGGCCGCGAATTGAAACTCTTCGTCATCAGCGACGAGGTACCGGCGGGTGTGCCCTTGTTCCTGCCGAACGGCGAGATGCTACGACACCTGATGGAGAGCTATGTACGCGAGACGCAAGAAAAATATGGCTACCAGCATGTCTGGACATCGCACCTGGGCAAGGTGAGGCTGTACAAGACTTCAAAGCACTGGTACAACTATCGCGAGAACATGTTCCCGATTATGCAGGGCGAGCAGGAGCTATCGGAGGACGATGCCTATGTGCTGAAACCGATGAACTGCCCGCACCACATCACGCTCTACAAGTCGCAGATGCATAGCTATCGCGAACTGCCCATTCGCTATGCCGAGTTTGCCACGCTCTATCGCTATGAGAAAGCGGGTACTTTGACCGGTCTCGCGCGTGTGCGCAGCCTGACACAGGATGACGCCCATGTCTTCATGCGCCCCGACCAGATTCAGGAGGAATTTAATCGCGCTATCGACCTCACGCTGGAGGTGTTCAACACTTATGGCCTGACGGACTACTGGATTTCGCTTTCCCTGCGCGACCCGAACAAAAAAGAGGATTACGCGGGCAGCGACGAGGTCTGGGAGCGAGCCGAAAGCGCATTACGCGAGGCGGTGGAGAACAAAGGTATCAAGTATCGCGAGATGATCGGTGAGGCCGCTTTCTATGGCCCCAAGACGGACTTTATGGTACGTGACGCCCTGGGTCGCGATTGGCAATGTTCGACGGTGCAGCTTGACTTCGTGCAACCTGAGAACTTCCAGCTTGAATATATCGGCGAGGATGGCCAGCCGCATCGCCCGGTGATGATCCACCGCGCGGTTACCGGCTCGACGGAACGCTTCATGGCGATGCTGATCGAGCATTATGCCGGCGCATTCCCGGTCTGGCTGGCGCCCGTGCAGGCGATGATTATCCCCATCGCCGACCGGCATATAGAGTATGCCAACAAGGTCCTGGCGGAGTTGAAAGCGGCGGGCATTCGCGCGGAGGTAGACACGCGCAGCGAGCGCATGAACGCCAAGGTGCGTGACGCGCAGTTGCAGAAAATTCCGTACATGCTCGTTGTAGGCGACAAGGAGGCCGAGGCAAACGCCGTCGCCGTCCGCCTGCGCACCAACGAGAACCTCGGGGCAAAACCGCTGCAGGAGTTCATCGAACATATAAAGAATATTGTTCAGACGAAAAGCCGGGAACTGTAA
- a CDS encoding MarR family winged helix-turn-helix transcriptional regulator has protein sequence MTDTIVTAQKQGVVDEEAERFITSFSDLRKVLGAGFKHAHQHGFSTTQYMVLGLVERAQENEPCTIGSIAGKLGIDPATVVRTVDSLEKRGLVERRRDKQDRRQVFVVFTETGRAALIEAHQHFIRRIRAIFLAMSAEGRAALLTGLEEFVRVGQEIPAEQECSK, from the coding sequence ATGACAGATACAATAGTGACTGCACAGAAACAAGGGGTGGTGGATGAGGAGGCCGAACGCTTTATTACTTCGTTTTCAGACCTGCGTAAAGTATTGGGGGCCGGGTTCAAACATGCGCACCAGCATGGCTTCAGTACGACACAATATATGGTGTTGGGGCTGGTTGAGAGAGCGCAGGAGAACGAACCCTGTACCATCGGTTCGATTGCAGGGAAGCTGGGAATCGATCCTGCCACGGTCGTGCGTACGGTCGATAGCCTGGAAAAACGCGGGCTGGTCGAGCGCCGCCGCGATAAGCAGGATCGTCGCCAGGTCTTCGTCGTCTTTACCGAGACCGGGCGCGCGGCTTTGATTGAAGCGCACCAGCACTTTATCAGGCGCATCCGGGCAATCTTCCTGGCTATGAGCGCGGAGGGGCGCGCGGCTCTGCTCACCGGATTGGAAGAGTTCGTGCGAGTTGGGCAGGAGATTCCGGCTGAGCAAGAATGTAGCAAATAA
- a CDS encoding LysE family translocator: MDIGFLVRGLIIGFSIAATVGPMCILCINRTLRRGQLYGLVSGLGIATADGVYGSIAAFGLTVVTGFLVSQQMWIRLIGGLFLIYLGIKIILSKPAERAASAKADGFAGAYVSTFLLTLTNPLTILSFAAIFAGIGVGEANKSYLSAALVVCGVFLGSISWWCILTSGISLLRKRFTARWLVWINRISGGIILLFGILALLSLK, encoded by the coding sequence ATGGACATAGGTTTTCTTGTGCGCGGTCTGATTATCGGCTTTTCTATCGCGGCTACCGTTGGCCCGATGTGCATTCTCTGTATTAACCGGACGCTACGTCGAGGACAACTCTATGGACTGGTATCAGGACTTGGTATCGCAACGGCTGACGGCGTGTATGGCTCGATTGCAGCTTTCGGATTGACCGTCGTAACAGGTTTCCTGGTCAGCCAACAAATGTGGATTCGCTTGATCGGGGGCCTGTTTCTGATCTACCTTGGCATCAAAATCATATTGAGCAAGCCTGCCGAACGAGCGGCATCGGCTAAAGCAGACGGATTTGCCGGAGCCTATGTCTCGACATTCCTGCTGACCCTGACCAATCCGCTGACTATCCTCTCGTTCGCGGCCATCTTTGCCGGCATCGGAGTAGGGGAAGCGAACAAAAGTTACCTCTCCGCCGCGCTAGTTGTTTGCGGCGTCTTCCTTGGCTCGATCTCCTGGTGGTGTATCCTCACAAGCGGTATCAGCCTGCTGCGCAAGCGGTTTACGGCGCGCTGGCTGGTGTGGATCAACAGGATTTCGGGAGGTATCATTCTGCTCTTCGGTATCCTTGCATTGCTCAGTTTAAAATGA